From Methanobrevibacter sp., the proteins below share one genomic window:
- a CDS encoding dihydroneopterin aldolase family protein, with product MDVDKKYFSNITTRERAIFEGAISMGALFHQFVGTPVNKHTKDSLEKCMEESLNLQPAIEDVDVKIRFDKLEESMSEFDYTSLTGDMLDVRIYTKLENVEAVIRIEFVEQLNYPLMYVENIKED from the coding sequence ATGGACGTGGATAAAAAGTATTTTTCAAACATAACCACAAGGGAAAGAGCAATATTTGAAGGTGCAATTAGCATGGGCGCTTTATTCCACCAGTTTGTAGGAACTCCCGTCAATAAACATACAAAAGATAGTTTAGAGAAATGTATGGAAGAATCTTTAAATCTGCAACCTGCGATTGAAGATGTTGATGTTAAAATCAGATTTGACAAACTTGAAGAATCAATGAGCGAATTTGATTATACCTCACTTACCGGAGACATGTTAGATGTTAGAATATATACAAAATTAGAAAATGTTGAAGCGGTAATCAGAATTGAATTTGTTGAACAGCTCAATTATCCTTTAATGTATGTTGAAAACATAAAAGAAGATTGA
- a CDS encoding DUF515 domain-containing protein — protein sequence MNNKKPRDPLNPKGFDTKELKNQLLKDYPKPNKKNDELTPLKKLNHKIGVYLSPNSVEISEDEKKKKIGIIITTLILITLITSSYYFLIYEPAQQELTLAKTAKLNELHELYSGALTTSPNSFLLENQINDAKSPEEINQINIMSPATKDWQSFHKKSIYTNQDKYNRTMATYSNESKNIILPTAKAIKIVNENNAEVLSKIRFEEPNTVSVPILISRLQAGAGLVNVGSIVDIYTNNNQTNESYNPNNTSPDISGCTVLAIMRYEDNGEIESEYSKSNTVVKGNITNPKENTKTFSSDVLELIKGSIINGYDEEETFEMLKNYGVKLSNYERQINLGDLNAQYMLLIETPQDKVNYVINNMENIVLTIPTAKAPDWMINEISSTYQN from the coding sequence ATGAATAATAAAAAACCAAGAGATCCATTAAATCCAAAAGGGTTTGATACAAAAGAATTAAAGAATCAGCTTTTAAAAGATTATCCTAAACCCAATAAGAAAAATGATGAACTAACCCCTCTTAAAAAATTGAATCATAAAATCGGAGTTTATTTAAGCCCAAATTCTGTTGAAATATCTGAGGATGAAAAAAAGAAAAAAATAGGTATAATAATCACAACACTGATTTTGATAACATTGATTACCTCATCTTACTATTTTCTAATTTATGAACCTGCACAACAAGAATTAACACTTGCAAAAACAGCAAAGCTCAATGAATTGCATGAACTATATTCAGGTGCGTTAACTACCTCCCCAAACTCCTTTTTATTGGAAAATCAAATTAATGATGCTAAAAGTCCTGAAGAAATCAATCAGATAAACATAATGTCGCCGGCAACAAAAGACTGGCAATCATTTCATAAGAAATCCATTTATACAAACCAAGACAAATACAACAGAACCATGGCCACATACTCCAATGAAAGTAAAAACATTATTCTGCCAACAGCAAAAGCCATAAAAATTGTAAATGAAAATAATGCAGAAGTTTTATCAAAAATCAGATTCGAAGAACCAAACACCGTTTCTGTTCCTATTTTAATTTCAAGACTTCAGGCGGGAGCAGGGCTTGTTAATGTTGGCAGCATTGTGGATATCTACACAAACAACAATCAAACAAACGAAAGTTATAATCCTAATAATACCAGTCCGGATATAAGCGGATGTACTGTTTTAGCCATAATGAGATATGAAGATAATGGAGAAATCGAATCAGAATATTCTAAATCAAATACTGTTGTTAAAGGAAATATAACTAATCCAAAGGAAAATACAAAAACGTTTTCATCAGACGTGCTCGAACTGATTAAAGGATCAATCATTAACGGTTATGATGAAGAAGAAACATTCGAAATGCTTAAAAATTATGGAGTGAAATTGTCAAATTATGAAAGGCAGATAAATCTGGGGGATTTAAACGCCCAATATATGCTTTTAATTGAAACACCGCAAGATAAAGTAAATTATGTCATAAATAATATGGAAAATATTGTCTTAACCATTCCAACAGCAAAAGCACCAGATTGGATGATAAACGAAATAAGTTCAACATACCAAAATTAA
- a CDS encoding archaetidylserine synthase encodes MKIENTKMKSFVAISDIISLLNMASGFLSIICSINQNFDIAAILMIIAIIFDSTDGWVARKINRQDELGFGKNIDSLSDIVSFGVAPAIFIYTCINTTPGIFQLIVILVSLLIVICGILRLTRYNVIAGKIDTQDFIGFPIPGMSLIIGSFYLSGLFNPYIALLLSAIVSLIMISNIRYPKFDNIPIIAISCILILILILPIDIILFNINIPATILLLFCLYYLIVNLIKK; translated from the coding sequence ATGAAAATTGAAAACACAAAAATGAAAAGTTTCGTTGCAATATCAGATATCATATCCTTATTGAACATGGCATCAGGATTTTTATCTATTATCTGTTCAATAAATCAGAATTTTGATATAGCTGCAATTCTTATGATAATTGCAATCATATTCGACTCAACAGATGGTTGGGTAGCGCGCAAAATAAATAGGCAAGATGAATTAGGTTTTGGGAAAAATATTGATTCATTGTCCGATATTGTTTCATTTGGAGTTGCACCAGCAATATTTATTTACACATGTATTAACACCACCCCAGGCATTTTTCAACTAATAGTAATCCTTGTTAGCTTATTGATTGTTATTTGCGGAATTTTAAGATTAACAAGATATAATGTAATTGCAGGTAAAATCGATACTCAGGATTTTATTGGATTTCCAATTCCCGGAATGTCCTTAATTATCGGATCATTTTACTTAAGCGGATTGTTTAACCCATATATTGCACTTTTATTAAGCGCCATAGTTTCATTAATTATGATAAGCAATATCAGATATCCGAAATTCGACAATATACCTATAATCGCAATATCTTGCATATTAATCCTAATATTGATTCTTCCAATTGATATTATTTTATTCAATATCAATATTCCTGCAACAATATTACTGTTATTCTGCTTATACTACCTAATAGTTAATTTAATTAAAAAATAA
- the mfnA gene encoding tyrosine decarboxylase MfnA, giving the protein MDEKPIDKEDILKELEEFHKLDHDYSDGRILGSMCTEAHPFSKEVYCNFLDTNLGDPGLFEGTKIIEDKVIESIGEFLSIKKPYGHIVTGGTEANIMAIRAARNHARKYKGIVDGEIIIPSSAHFSFKKAADMLNLKIVEANLDDNYKTDVDSVKNLISDKTVAIVAIAGTTELGLVDPIGEISKIALDNNIYFHVDAAFGGFSIPFLREMGHELPVFDFSLPGVCSITVDPHKMGLAPIPAGGILFREKEYLDVMAIDSPYLTVKTQSTIVGTRLGASSAATYAIMKYYGKKGYCNLIKNIMENTKFFKENLEKIGYDVICEPELNIVAFNHPDMKTNELADKLENLGWKVSVAKCPVAIRVVLMNHLKLNHLKELLEDLKEIY; this is encoded by the coding sequence ATGGATGAAAAACCGATAGATAAAGAGGATATTTTAAAAGAGTTGGAGGAGTTTCACAAATTAGACCATGACTATTCAGACGGTAGAATTCTAGGGTCAATGTGTACTGAAGCTCATCCTTTTTCAAAAGAAGTTTACTGTAACTTTTTAGATACAAATCTGGGCGATCCGGGTCTTTTTGAAGGAACAAAAATAATTGAAGATAAAGTTATAGAATCTATAGGCGAATTCTTATCTATCAAAAAGCCATACGGACATATTGTAACTGGAGGTACTGAAGCCAATATTATGGCAATAAGGGCTGCAAGAAACCATGCAAGAAAATATAAGGGAATTGTTGATGGTGAAATTATTATTCCGTCCTCTGCTCATTTTTCTTTTAAAAAAGCTGCAGACATGTTAAATTTAAAAATTGTTGAAGCAAATCTTGATGATAATTATAAAACTGATGTGGATTCTGTAAAAAATTTAATTTCGGATAAGACTGTTGCTATTGTGGCTATTGCTGGAACTACTGAATTGGGCTTGGTAGATCCTATTGGGGAAATTTCAAAGATTGCTCTTGATAATAACATATATTTCCATGTTGATGCTGCTTTTGGAGGGTTTTCAATTCCATTTTTAAGAGAAATGGGTCATGAGTTGCCTGTTTTCGATTTTTCATTACCGGGTGTTTGTTCTATCACTGTTGATCCTCATAAAATGGGATTGGCTCCAATACCTGCCGGCGGAATTCTTTTTAGAGAAAAGGAATATTTGGATGTTATGGCTATTGATTCTCCTTATTTAACTGTTAAAACTCAGTCAACTATTGTCGGAACACGCTTGGGTGCATCTTCTGCTGCCACTTATGCAATCATGAAATATTATGGAAAAAAAGGATATTGTAATTTAATTAAAAACATAATGGAAAATACCAAATTTTTCAAAGAGAATCTGGAAAAAATAGGTTATGATGTAATTTGTGAACCTGAATTAAACATTGTCGCATTTAATCATCCTGATATGAAAACCAATGAACTTGCAGATAAACTGGAAAATTTAGGTTGGAAAGTTTCTGTTGCCAAATGCCCAGTGGCCATCAGGGTTGTATTGATGAATCATTTAAAATTAAATCATTTAAAAGAATTATTAGAAGATTTAAAAGAAATATATTAA
- a CDS encoding sortase — MNKPSISTIIVIICIIIIGLYAMGEVNYFSSKIVVERNMDSPVIAIPNIGVNEKINNISLNQGVLIDPGDSVPTDPIVLFGHRTLQGSPFLRLNELSIGDTMLLEWPGVGEFNYTVTNTTIVPATYSGALNKSNTLYLITCDPIGSTENRLIVEGDLTSQNDINTKIIKDNPQESNAILISLGFLIIGIIFGIFYPKENRIYILATVLIISAILFYFCINPIPSELIYEKIIFLNGGI, encoded by the coding sequence ATGAACAAACCGAGTATTTCAACTATAATCGTTATTATTTGCATAATAATAATCGGATTATATGCAATGGGAGAAGTGAATTATTTTTCATCGAAAATAGTAGTGGAAAGAAATATGGACTCCCCAGTTATTGCAATACCTAATATTGGAGTAAATGAAAAAATTAATAACATATCTCTAAATCAGGGCGTTTTAATCGACCCAGGAGATAGTGTTCCAACAGACCCTATTGTATTATTTGGACATAGAACTCTTCAAGGATCGCCGTTTTTAAGATTAAATGAACTTTCAATTGGAGATACGATGCTATTAGAATGGCCAGGCGTTGGGGAATTCAATTACACAGTTACAAACACGACTATTGTTCCCGCTACTTATTCAGGAGCATTAAATAAAAGCAATACATTGTATCTAATAACCTGTGATCCAATCGGCTCAACAGAAAATAGACTAATCGTTGAAGGAGATTTGACAAGCCAAAATGACATAAATACTAAAATTATTAAAGACAATCCTCAAGAATCAAATGCGATTTTAATATCATTAGGATTTTTAATAATCGGAATAATATTTGGTATTTTTTATCCTAAAGAAAATAGGATATACATATTAGCTACTGTTTTAATAATCTCAGCAATACTGTTCTACTTCTGCATCAATCCGATTCCATCAGAATTAATTTATGAAAAAATAATATTTTTAAATGGAGGGATTTAA
- the ppsA gene encoding phosphoenolpyruvate synthase, whose protein sequence is MYVKKFEDLNKSDIPIAGGKGANLGELTQAGIPVPPGFVVTAQTYEKFMVETGTNDKVLSILDEIDINDTKALQAASEEIKAIINEVPIPDDMVLVITEAYNQLCQRFGEDDVEVAIRSSATAEDLPEASFAGQQDTYLYVSGTDSVLEYVRKCWASLFEARAIFYREENDFEHSKVLIAVVVQKMANADKAGVMFTVNPSTGEEIALIEGSWGLGEAVVSGDVTPDNYQVDKKNNEIINATVSDKKVMYINDENETSVKVDVPEDMRNERVLSDDELIELTEMGKKIQAHYGEPMDTEWAFEKDVLFLLQARPITTLGDVTEDGADSNSEAGEVLVRGLGASPGMASGNVKVILDVDELDKIKDGDIMVTTMTTPDMVPAMKRASGIVTDEGGVTCHASIISRELGIPCVVGTGDATSVLEENAGVTVDGKKGLVFEGISQIKEEAPQAVANVEAAPIITVTEVKANVSMPEAAAKAAATGADGVGLLRTEHLMLTTGIHPGKFVADGREDELIDTIADNVKIVADEFYPKPVWYRTLDAPTDEFITLDGGDNEPEEHNPMLGWRGIRRELDQPEILKCEFRAIKKLHEQGYTNIGIMIPLSQSPEELKQAKELCSEVGFEPHKDVDFGMMVEIPAAALTIEDYIDVGIDFVSLGTNDLTQYTLAVDRNNEYVAKHYTEEHPAVMKLIERTIRKCAEAGVTCSICGQAGSVPHIVEKLVEFGITSVSSNTDAIAEVRKTVARAEQKIILDAARKR, encoded by the coding sequence ATGTATGTTAAAAAATTTGAGGATTTAAACAAGTCCGATATTCCAATCGCAGGCGGAAAGGGCGCAAATTTGGGTGAATTAACTCAAGCAGGTATTCCAGTACCTCCAGGTTTTGTAGTAACTGCACAAACTTACGAAAAATTCATGGTTGAAACTGGAACTAATGATAAAGTTTTAAGTATTCTTGATGAAATTGATATTAATGATACTAAAGCTCTTCAAGCCGCATCTGAAGAGATTAAAGCTATTATTAATGAAGTTCCTATTCCAGATGATATGGTTTTAGTCATCACTGAAGCTTATAATCAGCTTTGTCAAAGATTTGGTGAAGATGATGTTGAAGTGGCCATTAGATCTTCAGCTACTGCAGAAGATTTGCCTGAAGCTTCATTTGCAGGTCAACAGGACACTTATTTATATGTTTCAGGTACTGATTCAGTATTGGAATATGTAAGAAAGTGTTGGGCATCATTATTTGAAGCAAGAGCTATATTTTACAGAGAAGAAAACGATTTTGAACATTCTAAAGTTTTAATTGCAGTGGTTGTTCAAAAAATGGCTAATGCAGATAAGGCAGGGGTAATGTTTACTGTAAATCCGTCCACTGGTGAAGAAATAGCTTTAATCGAAGGATCATGGGGTCTTGGAGAAGCTGTTGTGTCTGGTGATGTAACTCCGGATAATTATCAGGTCGATAAGAAAAATAATGAAATCATCAATGCCACTGTAAGTGATAAAAAAGTCATGTATATCAATGATGAGAATGAAACCAGTGTTAAAGTTGATGTTCCTGAAGATATGAGGAATGAAAGAGTTTTATCTGATGATGAGCTCATTGAATTAACAGAAATGGGTAAAAAAATTCAAGCACATTACGGTGAACCAATGGATACTGAATGGGCATTTGAAAAAGATGTGTTATTCTTGTTACAAGCAAGACCTATCACTACCCTGGGAGATGTAACAGAAGATGGTGCTGATTCTAATTCTGAAGCTGGTGAAGTTTTAGTAAGAGGTCTTGGCGCAAGTCCTGGTATGGCATCAGGCAATGTTAAAGTTATCTTGGATGTTGACGAACTAGATAAAATTAAAGACGGCGACATCATGGTTACCACTATGACAACTCCGGATATGGTCCCTGCTATGAAAAGAGCAAGCGGAATTGTTACTGATGAAGGGGGAGTTACTTGTCATGCATCCATTATTTCCCGTGAACTTGGAATTCCATGTGTTGTAGGTACCGGTGATGCTACATCTGTTTTAGAAGAAAATGCTGGTGTAACTGTTGACGGTAAAAAAGGATTGGTATTTGAAGGAATTTCTCAAATTAAAGAAGAAGCACCTCAAGCTGTTGCTAATGTTGAAGCAGCTCCAATTATTACTGTTACTGAAGTTAAGGCTAATGTAAGTATGCCTGAAGCAGCGGCAAAAGCAGCTGCAACCGGTGCAGATGGTGTAGGTTTACTTAGAACTGAACACTTAATGTTAACTACAGGTATTCACCCTGGCAAATTCGTTGCTGATGGAAGAGAAGATGAACTAATTGACACTATTGCAGATAATGTTAAAATTGTAGCAGATGAATTCTATCCAAAACCTGTATGGTACAGAACTTTAGACGCTCCTACTGATGAATTTATCACATTAGATGGTGGAGACAACGAACCTGAAGAGCACAATCCTATGCTTGGTTGGAGGGGAATCAGAAGAGAACTTGATCAACCTGAAATTCTCAAATGTGAATTTAGAGCTATTAAAAAATTACATGAACAGGGATATACCAACATTGGAATTATGATTCCATTATCACAAAGCCCTGAAGAACTCAAACAGGCAAAAGAACTTTGTTCTGAAGTAGGATTTGAACCTCACAAAGATGTGGACTTTGGTATGATGGTTGAAATTCCGGCAGCTGCATTAACTATTGAAGATTATATTGATGTGGGAATAGACTTTGTAAGTTTAGGAACCAATGATTTGACTCAATATACTCTTGCAGTTGACAGAAACAATGAGTATGTTGCAAAGCACTATACTGAAGAACATCCTGCAGTAATGAAATTGATTGAAAGAACAATCAGAAAATGTGCTGAAGCAGGAGTTACATGCAGTATTTGTGGTCAAGCGGGCAGTGTACCTCACATTGTTGAAAAACTTGTTGAATTCGGAATTACAAGTGTATCTTCAAATACTGATGCAATTGCAGAAGTTAGAAAAACTGTTGCCAGAGCCGAACAAAAGATTATTCTCGACGCTGCACGTAAACGTTAA